One Micromonospora sp. FIMYZ51 genomic window carries:
- a CDS encoding 5-formyltetrahydrofolate cyclo-ligase gives MTREAKRARRGALLAGRRALSEAARRDAAERVQTELVALVRRLRPGRMAAYAPVGTEPGGPDLPAVLAAALPAGAQLILPVLRDDLDLDWATWAGPAAMVAAGRGIREPATPRLGVVAIAAAELVVVPALAVDRRGVRLGRGGGSYDRALARLPATAYTVVPLHDGELLDALPAEPHDRPVRAAITPGGRYALPAPPGVVPHTSAGRTGGQ, from the coding sequence GTGACACGTGAGGCGAAGCGGGCGCGGCGCGGCGCGCTGCTCGCCGGCCGCCGAGCCCTGTCCGAGGCCGCCCGCCGGGACGCGGCGGAACGGGTTCAGACCGAGTTGGTCGCCCTGGTACGCCGCCTGCGGCCGGGGCGGATGGCCGCGTACGCGCCGGTCGGCACCGAGCCCGGCGGACCGGACCTGCCAGCGGTGCTCGCCGCGGCGCTGCCCGCCGGGGCGCAGTTGATCCTGCCGGTTCTCCGCGACGACCTGGATCTGGACTGGGCCACCTGGGCCGGCCCGGCGGCGATGGTGGCCGCCGGTCGAGGCATCCGCGAACCGGCCACGCCCCGCCTCGGGGTGGTCGCGATCGCCGCCGCCGAACTGGTCGTCGTGCCCGCGCTGGCGGTGGACCGTCGGGGCGTACGCCTCGGTCGGGGTGGCGGCTCCTACGACCGCGCCCTGGCCCGATTGCCCGCCACCGCCTACACGGTGGTGCCGTTGCACGACGGCGAACTGCTGGACGCGCTGCCCGCCGAACCACACGACCGACCGGTGCGCGCGGCGATCACCCCCGGCGGCCGGTACGCGCTGCCGGCACCCCCGGGTGTCGTGCCCCACACTTCCGCTGGACGAACCGGGGGCCAATGA